The DNA region ATCTCCACTCCAGTGCCAGAGTGCATTGGGTGTCATGTTGTTGATGCTGTGACCCTGCTGTGTGCTCCCCAGACTCAACCTCAGTCGGGTCCTCAGTGGAGGACCAAGTGAGGTTAAAGCGAGGCCGCCTCGCAGAGAAGCTCAGTGAGAAACTGGCCCTCAGACCGGGGCCCCTCGATCTGCTCCAAAAGAAAATAATTCCTCTAGACTCTACCCTCAACACAACAGGTATCAGCAGAGAGATGCTCCACCGTAGTGTATTAATACACCTGCATCTCAAACTGCGTAGATTAGAATTTTCACATCACGTTGTTGAATTAGAAGGGAGGGGCTGTTGCATGCTTGTTCCCCCGAATTATACctaaaccataggcggagtttgacttttgggtcgggggggggcacaacatgttgatgaccccaaaatgcagtgtcagcaataaaattaacttacaagaatatttataataataagctgataatgagcatttttttgtttcccatcattcttgaggggaattctaaaccaggctgcttaggactagagctgtcccgactagtcgacatagtcgacgtcatcgatgacgtaaatccgtcgacgagcacaacatcccgtcgacggttaatgaagggttaaaaaaaatatatgtgtggaaagttcagaatgtcggatgctatgtatgcaagcggggaaagcggcacaaagccaaaaaatgcgcaccagagtgtccaaaacattgacttatttcaaagaaacaaaggagggtgtactcttctgtcctgtctcttccatGCCAAACTTGGCTGCTCATCggtcgtgaataaacaccttaaGCGCCGTCAccgagtttgtaattttttttttttttttcattttttgtacaccagagggtgctgtcgccttactaaataatgatgtttcattgacaatggggcctataagtgctattagtattgttcttaatgctaattgaaaggtttatttcatgttatggtttattttatggtatagaaaattatataaggttaaaaggtcataaatatatacagtatatacagtgattgcactcaagggagagattgtcaatgataaggtaataaggtaaaggcaattcatataggcaattcattgaaatataaataaggtttcaaaggaaaaaggtgaaaagtttttgttaatttctaattgtgttgttttatttgtgtgcaccgtagctcttacagtgtgtttacatcaaggatggaataaaagttgtaaaccatcagtttaagagaccatctttccaatcgggatgctacactagttaattctatcagcatttgaactaatTGTTTatctgtgatttattattgttatttacgtgtttatttgtactttaataaataatttaagtgttccaatatattttttgtgaattgataagcgtcaacaaaaatttcattgctaaattagtaaaaaaaaaaatttttaattttttaaaaattattagatcagtcgactaatcgtaaaaatagaggTTTGATCACTGTTTATTGGGGAGGTTCAAGTGCTTGGGGATCCCTCTTAGAACACCTCTGTGCTCTAATCTACAATTCCAGGAACCGCTCTTGATGTAGCATCGTACACAAAGTCGTTTCATGCACTGTTTGTCTTGTCTTGTGATCTCCTCCATGTTTTGCGCTCTCGCTATATCTTTGCTGACAGTGTAATGTTGTGTATGTTTTCTATGGTGGTTTGAGATTCTGTTTGCCTTGATCATTCAGTAAACATACTGCGTAAAGAAAGATGGAGTCAACTGGTTTACAATACGGCTGCAGAAGGATTGAGGGCTTTATTGGGATGAGCAGCAGCTGTATTTAGGCGCACCCATTTTCTTTAGAAGTGTGTTTTCAAGCACATGTGTGTTTTCTGGGGAACAGTGGCAGTTGGCTGTATGTGTATGTTTGTAACTACCTCTCCTTTTGACACTTGTTTGAGCATTTACAACCTCGCATTGCTCCACAAAGCCACCTACAAAGGTTTCGAATAGAACAGTGGAAATGTCCAAAGCTTGCAGACGTCACATAATTATGCTGTCACAGTCTCTATAGCATCTGATGAACAGTTTCATCAAGaggttatttatttaatttatgaaGTTTTGCATGTTTGTGTGTTGCAGAGGGTTAATGGGTTTCATGAGCTCAGTGCAGTGATTGAAACCAGAGATCTGTTCTTGGTTGTCACATGTTTGGATGCAAAAAGACAATCTTATATCACTCACACATACACACCAATCTACACCACTGCTCTCTCTCAGATAGGCACTCTCGGTTCCTCCTATCACAACTCAAGCTCTTGTCAGTGCAGCCAACCAGGATGCGAAGTGGCTATGTCAGTGTTTCACCAGAGCAGCGTAACACCTCCGCACTGAGTGCGTACCAGGTGTCAGTGAGTCATGCAAGTCAAGTGTCGCACATTACAAGCCCATGAGCTACGACACAACGTACATATATGTTTCAGATTTGGTTGTTTAAGCCatgcttttttttattaaaggccACAAAATATAAGGTTAACCATTATTGAAGCCAGATTTTTTCAACACTTTCTGCCCTTCAACTggttggcaaccagttcagcatGTACTCTTGCCCATTGGTTTACTGTAATAACTCCATCATAGCACTTCCACGACTCTGGTCGGGATTAGCAACACAAATGATGAGTGAACGAGCAAACGTGTTTGATTTTCGTCAGAGTCAATTGTAAGAATTTGGCCAGAGTATGCATGATTTTGAgacacagcgagaaccaaaagtggcatttggtatgtggcaaaaaggattttgccatgtgggatttttttttttttttccatgtggcaaaaaggattttgctatttggcttttttttttttttgggggggggggggtccattttgccacataaaaaaaaaaaaaaaaaaaaaaaaaaagccaaatacaaaattcattttgccacataccccccaaaaatgccacatggtaaaatttatttttccatatggcaaaaaaaaaaaaaaaaaagcaaaatcaattttgcctcatggctagaaaaaaatgccacatggcgaaatccattttgcctcatggctaaaaaatgccacatggctaaaaTCAGTttagccacatggtaaaaaaataccacatggctaagaaaatgccacttggcaaaaatctattttgccccatggctagaaaaaaatgccacatggcaaaacatggcaaaattaattttgccacatggcaaaaatgccacatggttgaaagaaaaaaaaaaacatatggcaaaaaaatgccacatggcaaaattcattttgccaaatgccaaaatcaattttgccacattgcaaaaaaaaaaaaaaaaaaaatgccacatggcaaaatccattctgccacatggcaaataccacttttagttctcggccctgctgagaGGGGTGATGGTGTTTCAAATGAATGTAGATTTGTTGTGTTGGCCCCctttgttgaaacaacctccAAACAAACAAGCAGACTAGTTCATCCTTTTTGGTTGCCTcgccattttcatttggtttAAAATCAAATTATTCCAATACCGGGGCTGTGGTGTTTGGCTTGGAAATCAGGATTTCCAGTCCCTTTTCGTCTTCCCCACTCTGCTCGCTTATTGCTGTGCGCCGACTGTGCACTCGGCCCCACCTCCCTCCATTGAATGATGGTCACTCAAATTCAAAGGTATTAAATGAACATacccacaagtcaacaaaacagTGAGTCCTCATCACAGCATATTGCTTAGCTGGTTACAAGGAAGCCAAACTTATTACAGCAAGTCTCCCGCACAACTGCCGCATGCCCGGCGATAAATTGCAGGGGATAAAAttacgccttcatttttatttaccgtgcgataaatggacttattgtatatcgcgacaggcttaattgTACTAGGTTCTGAGTTAGCCAGTAGATGGCAGGATTTAGCCTGTTATAGCACAGTAGTACTTGTACTAGATTCTGAGTTAGCCAGTAGACGGTAGGATTTAGCCTGTTATAGCACAGTAGTACTTGTTCAATGTTTGTGTATATATTTCAGTGAAGGATATATGAAGCCGAATGACAACATTCAACCAAACAGTATATTGTCACTCTCTAACCATGTAGGCCTACTGTATTTTTTAGACTGAAAGGCACATTTAATTCCTTTATTTTTCCTGAAAATTGACTGTGCGCCTTATGTAGTCATTCTGGTTGTGCTTGATGACTTGGAATTGATTTTTTCGGTGCATAATTGTGTTGTACGGTTTTACCAAAGTGCTCAAAGCACACATTCATCACTTATTAAaccaataaatatttttttttaaatgtaataatcatATTAATAAATAAGACATTGGTAACAATGTTAAAGATGAACAAATGACAAATGTAGTGCATCGATGAACCAAtatgccttatagtccaaaaaatacagggTTGATTGGTCTTGGTGTAATAGTCTGATGgaggttttttttaatgtacagtactgtatattctagggttgttccgatcatgtttttttttgctcccgatccgatcgttttagtttgagtatctgccgagccCGATATTTCCAGATccgattgctttatttttttttttgctcccgattcaattccaatcattcccgataatttttcccgatcatatacattttggcaatgcattaagaaaaaaatgaataaaatcggacgaatatatacattcaacatacagtacataagtactgtatttgtttataatgacaataaatcctcaagatggcatttacattattaacattctttctgtgagagggatccacagatagaaagacttgtaattcttaaaggataactgtgactttgtatattgtgactaaatattgccatctagtgtatttgttgagctttcagtaaatgatactgcagccattcaacccaaatgcatgatgggaagtgcaaccatgactgtgcataggggcaccaattgatatatcttctctgcgttgggaaaaaacatagagtgttaagaaaatgatcaactactacctttcttccccacattgcctcccacgttattttcaaTTGCTGAGAAAGGTATTGTGAGGTTTTAGCCACATATAAATGgccccaaaggctgtcaaaattctctctactcattaaacgctgccttttagcgctacctataggtaaaacggcgtctttatagattgaaatcgacaatgcgtgagtgggtcgtgcagagcATGCGTCaattacttaacgtgattaatttttaaaaattaattaccgccgttaacgcaataaatttgatagccctactttaagacaaaactactctggatgagtgtaagacattttgtcggtaacgttaaatacaattagaaaaacgatttaaataaaaaatatactgtatatacagtatatattaaaaaaccgcatgtcagatatttttttgccgattccgacactttgaaaatgacgtgatcggacccgatcgaatgGCATccagatcgatcgggacatctttagtatttTCTTAGCTTCATCTTAGTTTTCTTTGCCTTACCAGAATTTGGGGTCAACACATCGTTTTATTCTCGATACCTGACAGAATAAGTCTTACGTTATTGCTCTTTATCTTGATCATCTTTGGTCATGCTCAAAACTCTCTTACAGTAAATCATGGCAAGTTCCCCAAGCAAGAGGACTCTTATGCCTTTGAGGAGGACAGCAGCAGTGAAAGTTTGTCTCCTGAACAACACCACAGCGATGAGTCTCAGAGTTCAGCATGCCCTCCGTCCGAGATGATCGGCAGTTTGCCCTCCTCGTCTTCCTCACCTGCGCTCGCCAGCACTCAGCAGGTACAGGCAATCTTAGTCTTAAAAACATGACATTAAAGTTTCCATTTCCAGCTTCAAGTTTCTAACCAGTTGACAGTTACCCCGCTCGGTTCTTTCATCTTTGCTTATTCTGTCCCCTTGTGGCATGAAAGTAAACTACATCCCACTTAGTATTATGCTCTCTGGTGTGGCAAGCTTTAAacattaatcctaaaaaaaaaaaaacattcaccaCCTTGCATATCTGTCAAAAATAactcaacatgtattttgttcgtgAACAGGAGGGCACAACCAGAGAGCCATCTGACCAAAGCCAGGATGAAGTTTGCAACAACCACGCGACACCCCCAATACCAGTCCCTGCTATTGTCAAGGTTGgcgcagaattacagacatgctctaatatttttacagtTATATAAATATTTTGCATGTCCTTCACTTTTCCAACCAGTCTAAGACATCAGACAAGAACCGCCATAAGAAGCCCAAAGATGTGAAGCCCAAAGTGAAAAAGCTGAAATACCACCAGTATATCCCGCCAGACCAGAAGGCCGATAAGTCGCCTCCACCTATGGACTCTGCCTATGCCCGACTCctccagcagcagcagctctTCCTGCAGCTGCAGATCTTAAGCCAACAGAAACACGCTCAAAATCACTCCCAGTCGCAGCAACATACACACTCTCTACAGATGCAAGGCCAGGCTCAGCAGCGACAACGTGGCTTCAGTTACCAGCCACACCCACCAGCACAGATGCAGAAGTAAgggaataataattttttaaaacagtttcaaccagtgttgtttttaattttcgtcttagtcttttggacgacaaTACTTCTTAGTAGTCTTGTAGTCATCGCAAAATGTGTTTCGTCTCGTTTTGGTCAACGCTTacgaaaaatgttttcgtctgtaacatttaaagattttactccaaaaataaatcaataaaggtttccaactattttgaattaacattgacagacaagcacatattgctGCGTCTATCCACAAGGACAATGCTAACATGGTTAAAATAaacactcagcaagaaaacagtatattattttcaacTCGAAACTGCATTTTCTGGAGGAATTACTCTACGGCTTTGCTGTGTGAAGATACAGATCCAGGTTGgtttgggacatttcagggacaatatcaggtcacttcctgttgatttggggtcatttggggggcgtgtcctagccatatcaggtcatttggggacatttgaaggGCGTgttgaaaatttggacgtccatggccgtcaatggcattgacttacatttgcgtcaatggaatccatataagttggcatcaatagaataaaCAAACTTGGCAGTCAttggcattaaacaaaataaatgcctttgaaaatgaatgggaaatttggacgtccatggctgtcaatggcatcgacttacatttgtgtcaatggaatccaagtactttggcatcaatagaatccacaaacatggctgtcaatggaatgAAAGTGAAtgccaatgaaaatgaatgggaaatttggatgtccatggccgtcaatggcatcgacttacatttgcgtcaatggaatctaagtaaattggcatcaatagaatcaacaaacatggctgtcaatgacatgaaagtaaatgtcaatgaaaatgaatgggaaatttggacgtccatggccgtcaatggcatcgacttaaatttgcgtcaattgaatccaagtacgttggcatcaatagattcgacatacatggccgtcaatggcatcaacacaatgtaaattccattgaaagtgaatgggaaatttgaaagTTGcaccccattaaaaatgaatgggaacatttttggcaaatttccagggaaccgtaatttttttccaaattctgtatgatgatgcccaaattatgtgatttggtcaaaaaatgtagtactagatacattttgaaactttttattttttaatttttaattttttttttttttcgaaaaaTCGGCGGTTACGGGCGAACgggtaaaaaaaattgactggagacaaaatggcagacgagatTGCGGCGTCAAAAAGACGAAATCATGTAAGTCAGGTATATCGTAACCAGGGGACCACCTGTACTGTAAACAGCCCCAATAGAATAATGTTCTGGAAGCTAACGTGGGAACACGTATGCCATGGGGAAATGTTTTACCATCAACGGGGAGATACTACTTGCAATGCGTGCAAAGTAGGCATTTCGCGTGGTGGAAATTACAGAAATATGTTTAGGGCaaagtatattatatatttgtattatatagagagccaaaaaacaaaaccgatATCTGATCGGGACTCGGTATCCTCACTGGAAGtcccgggtttttttttttttttttgctataaagaaagaccagaaagaTGTCAAATTAcctcgataccaaactgactacttggctttgtcaaacaatagaccactcaaacaagcaatccagCAGACGACCCCCCCtacactcctgtggagtcgctgcctaggtgtgaagggaGGGGGTTCActatggatagctgcaattagcatcttgaatataagagacgggtggacttcttggtgggtcttgtaaaggaattggctcactctcatgtgggcacaaagaaggcgcagaaggaaaaattgcttcgtCAACAccctccaacacctagccccgggaaaagggtgaagtgtcatatgtcaccacataaaaaatggctttgttttttattacaccgtcccttgtacgtaggcagcttttggaagatgtaaaaaggttgtccgcccgattgcctgcctaaGCGGTCCacagccctgccctgcaaacactcaagatgctaattggagcaatccaaccctgtggttttgcgagtgtgaaggggaatgactaatgaagaCCTCAATGCGCACAAAAGATATGccgattagggtcagatgacccttctctggatacaaaattgatgtgtatcaactgatccaaccTTGGTAGTTGTAGTGTtttaaaatcaggtgactttgaCTCGGgttcaaaaatatgcgatcgggacatccctagtttgtgGAATGAACTTTTTTCTCCTTCAggtattacaagttttttttttccaataaccAAGTCAACAATACAGTATCAAGTTATTTATTGTGCTGTTCTTATTATGTAATGTGCGCAAATCCTTCATTCTAGAGGTTCCAGTGAGCAGTTGTCTGGCTGTACCCCCAGTGGTCCATCCAACTCTGGCGACAGCAACTCTTCCTCACCAATCAAGACCACATATCCCAACCAAAGCACCATCTCCTCAGTAAAACCTGGACCTCTTCCAGCCAACCTGGATGACCTTAAAGTAAGTGCTCCTGCTCAGACCCGTCAACATACCAAAGGCTTCGCCCCCCTGCTCACTCACACCACATCTTTTAAATTGTACAACTTACTTCCAACTATACTTTAAAACCCTAAACCCTGTGCTCTCCCACCCTCTTAAGACTAATTTCTGGTGATGGGCCTGCTACTGCTTTTtctttgttatttttaaatgacaacTAGATATTCAATCATAAATATTTTACTTTACAAGGTTTCCGAGCTCCGGCAGCATCTTCGCATCCGTGGAATGCCTGTGTCAGGTACCAAGACGGCTCTCATCGAGCGACTCCGACCCTTCAGGGACTCCAATTCGGGCTCATCGCCTTCAGGCTCTTCCGATATCACCACAGTGACCTTCCCAGTTACGCCTTCTTACCAATCTCCGTcgtcttccagcaccttgtcccAGGGAGGTTATTACCCCTATCCCAGCACCTCTTCCACCCCACCAATCTCACCAGCGTCCTCTGAGCATTCCCTTAGCGGCTCCCTCCCAGACAGTTTCAGCGATGTGCCCATGTCCTCTCCGCCACAGTTCGCGCTGCAAGCCTCTCCAGGACGGCTCGGAGCAGATGACACCTTGGGAGGGGTTGGATCGCGAGCGGGAGAAGGTGGAGGAATGGAAGGGATGGATACAGAAAAAGACAAAATGCTGGTAGAAAAGCAAAAGGTGATTGAAGAGCTGACATGGAAGCTACACCAGGAGCAAAGACAGGTGAGCACTGCTACACTCAACTTCAAGTACTTTTTTTAACTGCACAGGAGACAGAACATTAGTTGAGAACTGGGTTTGGTATCATAAGAAATACAAaattggagctttttttttttcatacagtatatgtgtatcATACTGGTGGCCCTTCACATAAACTAGTAGAGTTTGTGACCAGGGGAGGACTGGGGGGGCCGGAGTTTCCCGGGAGTTATTGAAAGACCGGCCCACTTCATGGATGGTGTTGGATGCCATCCAGCCAGAAACaaagagaggtccactacttaTATTCAGTAACCCTGGCCAGAACTtcttcagaattgtggatttacagtaccacaaaaatgacaaCTCTCACCCGTAACCTGATCAAATAatgcatgtaggacttttaattcaaattttcaaaattttggtACAGTGAAAAATGCAttgttttgagtatgggagtagtcagagaggtccacttctaatattcaccaaccttagcCAGTGcatattcagaattgtggatttacagtgccacaaaaatgagaactataGCCAGATTAAAGTCAACATTtaggacatttaattcaaattttctaataaaaatgcattttgagtCTGGGAGTAGTCAGAGGTCCAATTTTAATATTCACCATCCTTATCCTGAACATATTCAGATTttttggatttacagtaccacaaaaattagAGCTGTAACATGATCGAAATTCACAtgcaggacttttaattcattttcccaAATTTTGGTACTGTAAAAATGAAGTTTTGAGtgtgggagtagtcagagaggtccactaccgTCCACCGTAACCTGATCAAATAATGCAtggaggacttttaattcaaattttcaaaattttggtACAGTGAAAAATGCATTGTcttgagtatgggagtagtcagagaggtctactactaatattGACCAACCTTACCCAGTACATATTCAGAATAGTGGATTTAcactaccacaaaaatgagaactgtaacatgATCAAAATTCACAtgcaggacttttaattcatttttcaaattttggtaacgtaaaaatgcagttttgagtgtgggagtagtcagagaggtccactactaatattgaCCAACCTTACCCAGTAcatattcagaattgtggatttacagtgccacaaaaatgagaactgtaaccagatcaaagtccacatttaggacatttaattcaaattttctaaatacTGGTAAAGCAAAAATGCAGTTTTGAATCTGGGAGTAATCAgtgaggtccactactaatattcaccaaccttagcCTGTAcatattcagaattgtggatttacagtaccacaaaaatcagAACTGTAACCAGATCGAAGTCCACATTtaggacatttaattcaaaATTTCTAAATACTGGTAAAGTAAAAATGTAGTTTGAGTCtcagagtagtcagagaggtccacttctAATATTCACCATCCTTGTTCTgaacttattcagaattgtggatttacagcacCACATAAATGAGAACAAAGATCAAAGTCCACATTTAGggcttttaattcaaattttctaaatacTGGTAAagtaaaaatgcagttttgagtctcggagtagtcagagaggtccacttctAATATTCACCATCCTTGTCCTGAAcatattcagaattgtggatttacagtgccacaaaaatgagaactgtaaccagatcaaagtccACATTTGGGGCATTTAATTCGAAATTTCTAAATACTGATAAagtaaaaatgcagttttgagactgggagtagtcagagaggtccactactactATTCACCAACCTTAGCTAgcacttattcagatttttgcatttacactgcaacaaaaatgagaactgtatcgGTATCCCCGTATGCCAGTCCGCCCTTGTTTGTGACCCCTGGTGTCCAGTATAATGTACTTGTAGTCAGTAAAATGTTCATTCCTATGCCTTTTCTTGTCAGGTTGAGGAACTAAAGATGCAGCTACACAAGAGAAAACGCTGCTATGGAGGGACACAAGGCACTATCGTCCCATCTCCGTCCCACAATCTCGCCATGCACAATCAGACTCCAGCAATGATGGGCCATCATCCCTACGAGGTGAACATCAAACAAGAGCCAATGTCACTGTCTTCAAGCTGCCCGCTCTCCTCTCCCAAACATATCAAGAGCTCTCCTGGGAACTGCATGGAGGACATGGGACACTGCAACACCATGCTCCCTAATATGGGGGGCGATTGCGGGCCACAGTGTATGAAGCCAGCCCCTTCCTCCGGCAGCCCATCCACCATGACGGCTTTCCTCAGCCCGCAGTGCTCACCGCAGGACTCGCCCATCGGGAAGCCTGCCGGAAGCCCCCAGCCGTCGTCTCCTAGCAACCCTTACATACTATCAACTCCGGTAGGGAGGGATGGCTGTGGTCCCCCCAACCACTGCAGTACCGGAGGATGCATTATGCAGGTACGATGCGTTTTGGTTGTAGCATTGATGGGTAGGACAGTGACCTGGGGCGTTCAAGGGCAACTCAACCTTTATACGGTATACTGTAGGTTTTAGGATCTTAACATGCTGACCGATGTGGCTTAGCCCAACTTGAGCTGTTGTGcagtgtattgtattgtattgtatatacatttttttttttttcatgaatgtCCAGTTAGAGGTTGACCGATATatcgtattttttaaaaagtgcttCATTGTTTGAACCATAACATCACAACTTTACATACATTTACACACCTCTAACATCGATCCCGCTGTCTCACTACAGGTACATCATAAGAATGGCTCTCAGGCTGTCAACTGTTCCTACCCTGCAGACCAAAGAGGCCTTCAGGGAGTTTATTCCAATACATCTGATTATAGCCTTAATCACAATGgatcagccaagcttggcaaccCAAATATGCAACCAAAGGTAAAGGCTGATTAGATGGATTTCTGTTCAGCTGTTGTTCTGTTGTCTATGTCATCCTAATATGCCCACAACTAAATGAAGTAAAAACTTAAACTGaactctgtgaagttggcccccatcagatgcaaatttccaGAAAAATATATCACTTGTTTGTACTAGGTTTGTGCTCATttgtgctggaaaaaaaaatgttgtttgtgATGCTAttatcatttttgagatattgaaaattattttaaggtcaatctgaggtcacccagccccccattttgttcaaaaatggctaaaaatattgtcaatcatttgtgctacgtttgggctgttaaaaaattgtttgtgctatcatttttgagatattgaagtattaattttgattgttgaCATCGtgcagccccccatttattgcaaaatgacccgaaatggtgccattcgtttgtgctaggattgtgctgtaaaaaggttcgtttgtgctgctatcgtttataGATGTTGaggtattaatttcgagtgatgacgtcaactGCAGCACATCCGTCGCGGCTGACAAGgcctagtaactcaattacagaTGGGTgccccaacaactagcgcaaacgtagcacaaacgaatggcaacgcttcgggtccattttgcagtaaatgggggtctGGGAttatgtcatcactcgaaattatcaTCTCAAgcaccccatttactgcaaaatggacccgaagcgGTGCAATTTGTATGTGCTACAATATCGCGAGttgtctgttattgagagagttg from Corythoichthys intestinalis isolate RoL2023-P3 chromosome 21, ASM3026506v1, whole genome shotgun sequence includes:
- the myocd gene encoding myocardin isoform X4, which produces MTLLGSEHSILIRSKFRSVLQLRLQQRRTREQPANQGIMPLNHGKFPKQEDSYAFEEDSSSESLSPEQHHSDESQSSACPPSEMIGSLPSSSSSPALASTQQEGTTREPSDQSQDEVCNNHATPPIPVPAIVKSKTSDKNRHKKPKDVKPKVKKLKYHQYIPPDQKADKSPPPMDSAYARLLQQQQLFLQLQILSQQKHAQNHSQSQQHTHSLQMQGQAQQRQRGFSYQPHPPAQMQKGSSEQLSGCTPSGPSNSGDSNSSSPIKTTYPNQSTISSVKPGPLPANLDDLKVSELRQHLRIRGMPVSGTKTALIERLRPFRDSNSGSSPSGSSDITTVTFPVTPSYQSPSSSSTLSQGGYYPYPSTSSTPPISPASSEHSLSGSLPDSFSDVPMSSPPQFALQASPGRLGADDTLGGVGSRAGEGGGMEGMDTEKDKMLVEKQKVIEELTWKLHQEQRQVEELKMQLHKRKRCYGGTQGTIVPSPSHNLAMHNQTPAMMGHHPYEVNIKQEPMSLSSSCPLSSPKHIKSSPGNCMEDMGHCNTMLPNMGGDCGPQCMKPAPSSGSPSTMTAFLSPQCSPQDSPIGKPAGSPQPSSPSNPYILSTPVGRDGCGPPNHCSTGGCIMQVHHKNGSQAVNCSYPADQRGLQGVYSNTSDYSLNHNGSAKLGNPNMQPKQLTRSQQMDELLDVLIESGEMPANAREERERSSVTKVLPHITVFPGYPSLLVPRLHRHYEHQSPTQLHYDHLETLLGPMSRGGETTSLKMTTDDGRQEDEGNGDGYNSPHHQCHPHHSQQDKVGANITPLSPLNKVSSVPEVQGMVSMAFSETPWETMEWLDLTPPTSTAAFNVPTPIVPSIFNAEFLDVNDINLNSSMDLHLEHW